A single Lolium perenne isolate Kyuss_39 chromosome 6, Kyuss_2.0, whole genome shotgun sequence DNA region contains:
- the LOC127306144 gene encoding putative laccase-9: MGVVIWLLAVVLTLGVAAGPAEASKNHHYDFFIKEANYTRLCQEKTILTVNGQFPGPTIFARKGDVMVVNVYNQGNKNITIHWHGVDQPRNPWSDGPMYITQCPIQPGANLTYTVILSEEEGTLWWHAHSDYDRTTIHGAIVIHPKLGTAFPFKKPHKEIPIILSEWWNADVNQLLEESRKTGGEVSISDVNTINGQPGDFFPCSKNGTFKAAVESGKTYLLRIINAGLANDLFFGVAGHRLTVVGTDARYTKPFTVKQILISPGQTVDALLHADRAANGSSNGRYYMAARTLASNTDIGYDNTTATAILEYTDAPPASRAGRPDFPGLPAFNDLNASAAYTAQLRSLGNKAHPVDVPTDVDEHMLITIAINVVPCATGNATCEGPRGNRFAASLNNVSFHLPTLDILDAYYGSVRGVYETDFPDMPPFVFNFTDNNVPVERWFTKRGTKVKVLEYGAVVEVVFQDTAILGAENHPMHLHGFSFYVVGMGLGNFNQTKDPATYNLIDPPFQNTVTVPKSGWAAIRFRAANPGVWFMHCHFERHSEWGMDTVFIVKDGKTPESKMMRRPPGMPRC; this comes from the exons ATGGGGGTGGTGATTTGGTTACTTGCTGTGGTGCTAACGCTTGGAGTGGCAGCTGGCCCGGCAGAGGCCTCCAAGAATCACCACTACGATTTCTTC ATTAAGGAGGCCAACTACACGAGGCTCTGCCAGGAGAAgaccatcctcaccgtgaacggcCAGTTCCCCGGCCCGACCATCTTCGCGCGCAAGGGTGATGTCATGGTCGTCAACGTCTACAACCAGGGCAATAAGAACATCACCATCCACTG GCACGGCGTGGACCAACCCCGGAACCCGTGGTCcgacgggcccatgtacataacgCAGTGCCCCATCCAGCCCGGCGCCAACCTGACCTACACGGTCATCCTGTCCGAGGAGGAGGGCACCCTCTGGTGGCACGCGCACAGCGACTACGACCGCACCACCATCCATGGGGCCATCGTCATCCACCCCAAGCTCGGCACTGCCTTCCCGTTCAAGAAGCCTCACAAGGAGATACCCATCATCCTCA GTGAGTGGTGGAATGCTGACGTGAACCAGCTGCTCGAGGAGTCCAGGAAGACCGGCGGCGAGGTCAGCATTTCAGACGTTAACACCATCAACGGCCAGCCGGGGGACTTCTTCCCGTGCTCCAAGAACGGCACCTTCAAGGCGGCCGTCGAGAGCGGCAAGACATACCTGCTCCGGATCATCAACGCGGGGCTCGCCAACGACCTCTTCTTCGGCGTCGCGGGGCACCGCCTCACCGTGGTCGGCACAGATGCCCGCTACACGAAGCCGTTCACCGTCAAACAGATCCTGATCTCGCCGGGACAGACCGTGGATGCGCTCCTCCATGCCGACCGAGCCGCGAACGGCTCCTCCAATGGCAGGTACTACATGGCGGCCCGGACGCTGGCGTCCAACACCGACATCGGGTACGACAACACCACCGCCACGGCCATCCTGGAGTACACGGACGCGCCGCCCGCCTCGCGGGCTGGAAGGCCAGACTTCCCTGGCCTTCCGGCCTTCAACGACCTCAACGCGTCGGCGGCGTACACGGCGCAGCTCCGTTCCCTGGGCAACAAGGCACACCCGGTTGACGTGCCGACGGACGTCGACGAGCACATGCTCATCACCATCGCCATCAACGTGGTCCCCTGCGCCACGGGCAACGCGACGTGCGAGGGGCCACGCGGCAACCGGTTCGCGGCGAGCCTCAACAACGTCAGCTTCCACCTCCCTACCCTCGACATCCTCGACGCCTACTACGGCTCTGTCCGCGGCGTCTACGAGACAGACTTTCCCGACATGCCGCCCTTTGTCTTCAACTTCACCGACAACAACGTCCCCGTGGAGCGCTGGTTCACCAAGCGCGGCACCAAGGTGAAGGTGCTGGAGTATGGCGCCGTCGTGGAGGTGGTGTTCCAGGACACGGCCATCCTTGGCGCGGAGAACCACCCCATGCACCTGCACGGCTTCTCCTTCTACGTGGTAGGGATGGGGTTAGGAAACTTCAACCAGACCAAGGACCCAGCTACCTATAACTTGATCGACCCGCCGTTTCAGAACACCGTCACCGTGCCAAAGTCTGGTTGGGCGGCAATTCGCTTCCGAGCAGCAAATCCTG GTGTGTGGTTCATGCATTGTCACTTTGAACGTCATTCGGAGTGGGGAATGGACACTGTGTTCATCGTGAAGGATGGCAAGACTCCTGAGTCCAAAATGATGCGTCGTCCACCGGGCATGCCTAGGTGTTAA